From the genome of Cedecea lapagei, one region includes:
- a CDS encoding amino acid ABC transporter ATP-binding protein: MFKRPPHLSAASAADFLHLQSASVEFRKASKSYGDTPVLRDIDLTITPGEVVAICGPSGSGKSTLIRLINQLETLSDGDIYIDGKPTRRLSGSALRRLRSRIGFVFQQFNLYAHLTAEQNITLSLTHVHGWKHQDASEQALALLARVGLTEKARHYPAQLSGGQQQRVAIARALASSPQIILFDEPTSALDPEMIGEVLQVMKDLAHSGITMIVVTHEMQFAREIADRVVFIDGGTILEQAAPEQFFRAPNHPRARRFLQKVLDPLHADARDEP, translated from the coding sequence ATGTTTAAAAGACCGCCTCATTTGTCCGCAGCTTCGGCTGCGGATTTTTTACATCTGCAGTCTGCCAGCGTAGAGTTCCGCAAAGCCAGCAAAAGCTATGGCGACACGCCCGTTCTGCGCGACATCGACCTGACGATTACGCCTGGGGAAGTGGTGGCAATTTGCGGCCCGTCAGGTTCGGGAAAATCGACCCTGATACGGCTAATTAACCAGCTCGAAACCCTTAGCGACGGCGACATTTATATCGACGGTAAACCAACCCGACGCCTGAGCGGCAGCGCGCTTCGCCGCCTGCGAAGCCGGATCGGCTTTGTTTTTCAGCAGTTCAACCTTTACGCCCACCTGACGGCCGAGCAAAACATTACTCTGTCGCTGACCCACGTTCATGGCTGGAAGCATCAGGATGCCAGCGAGCAGGCTCTCGCGCTTCTGGCCCGGGTTGGTCTGACGGAAAAAGCTCGGCATTATCCGGCGCAGCTCTCCGGCGGGCAGCAGCAGCGCGTCGCGATCGCCAGAGCGCTGGCATCGTCGCCGCAAATTATCCTGTTCGACGAACCGACCTCGGCGCTCGATCCGGAAATGATCGGTGAAGTTCTGCAGGTCATGAAAGATCTCGCGCACAGCGGGATTACCATGATTGTGGTGACGCATGAGATGCAGTTTGCGCGCGAGATTGCCGACCGGGTGGTGTTTATCGACGGCGGTACCATTCTCGAGCAGGCTGCGCCGGAGCAGTTTTTCCGCGCACCGAATCATCCACGCGCCCGTCGATTTCTGCAAAAGGTGCTCGACCCGCTGCATGCCGACGCCAGGGATGAGCCATGA
- a CDS encoding ABC transporter substrate-binding protein: MAKVKAFTQTISHSTTYQKLTLSALVLALSGLTSAVVHADQLADIQKAGVVKVATFDANPPFGSIDAKTHDIVGYDVDFAKALAKSLGVKLELVATNPANRIPLLQSGKVDLIVADITITPERAQVVDFSTPYFVTGQQFLVPVSGPDKLDDYAKGRVGAVKGTTGEQALVQRYPSIRVLSYDDIPLAFTALRNGNVQAITQDSTILAGLLAEAPDKAKFKILPDLLSKEEIGVGVKKGETSLLKAVNDELVKLEQNGQAEQIYNAWFGPESKTPQPRSFKIVAK, from the coding sequence ATGGCAAAGGTAAAAGCTTTCACGCAAACAATTTCACACAGCACAACGTACCAAAAATTAACGCTCTCTGCTCTGGTCCTGGCCCTGTCCGGCCTCACCTCCGCCGTGGTTCACGCAGACCAGCTGGCGGATATCCAAAAAGCAGGGGTCGTTAAAGTTGCCACTTTTGACGCTAATCCACCTTTTGGCTCCATAGATGCTAAAACGCACGATATCGTGGGCTATGACGTTGATTTCGCGAAAGCGTTGGCAAAATCCTTAGGCGTTAAACTTGAGCTGGTGGCCACCAACCCCGCGAACCGCATCCCACTGCTGCAGTCCGGTAAGGTCGATCTTATCGTCGCGGATATCACCATCACGCCGGAGCGTGCCCAGGTGGTGGATTTTTCTACCCCCTATTTTGTGACCGGGCAGCAGTTCCTGGTCCCGGTATCCGGGCCGGATAAGCTTGACGACTATGCGAAAGGACGCGTGGGAGCGGTAAAGGGAACTACCGGAGAACAGGCGCTTGTGCAGCGTTACCCGTCAATTCGAGTGCTTTCTTATGATGATATCCCGCTGGCCTTTACCGCGCTGCGCAACGGTAATGTCCAGGCTATCACCCAGGACAGCACTATTCTTGCCGGGTTACTGGCCGAAGCGCCGGATAAGGCGAAGTTTAAAATCCTGCCGGATCTGCTGAGCAAGGAAGAGATTGGCGTTGGCGTGAAGAAAGGGGAGACTTCCCTTTTGAAAGCGGTTAACGACGAGCTGGTGAAGCTTGAACAAAACGGCCAGGCAGAGCAAATCTACAACGCCTGGTTTGGCCCGGAAAGCAAAACCCCGCAGCCGCGCAGCTTTAAAATTGTAGCCAAATAA
- a CDS encoding methyl-accepting chemotaxis protein, with product MLTGIGWWVHRTIFRSLGGEPSEVAEIANAVACGDLTCEVKVREGDTTSVMAAMDTMCQQLTSVIQQVHESSEQISTRSSKISRDNIDLASRTEEQASALEETAASMEEMTATVKQNAENAQSASQIANIASKSAEQGGEVVTQVVTTMDDISSSANKITDIIGVIDSIAFQTNILALNAAVEAARAGDQGRGFAVVAGEVRSLAQRSASAAKEIKELIEDSVNQVASGSRLVNEAGTTINTVVQDVKRVAMLMVEITHASDEQSSGIQQVSTAITQMDATTQQNAAMVSQAAEAAESLLVQTRQLNSAVSRFKLADR from the coding sequence ATGTTAACGGGGATTGGCTGGTGGGTACACCGCACTATATTTCGCTCGCTTGGTGGAGAGCCGAGTGAAGTAGCCGAAATCGCCAACGCCGTCGCCTGCGGGGATTTGACCTGTGAAGTAAAAGTTCGTGAAGGCGATACAACCAGCGTCATGGCCGCCATGGACACCATGTGTCAGCAGCTTACCAGCGTCATTCAGCAGGTGCACGAGAGCAGCGAGCAAATTTCCACCCGCTCCAGCAAAATCTCCAGAGACAATATTGACCTGGCCTCGCGCACTGAAGAACAGGCCAGCGCGCTTGAGGAAACAGCGGCGTCAATGGAAGAGATGACCGCGACGGTAAAACAGAATGCGGAAAATGCGCAAAGCGCCAGCCAGATAGCGAATATTGCCTCAAAAAGCGCGGAGCAAGGTGGTGAGGTAGTCACGCAAGTAGTAACAACCATGGACGATATCTCCAGCTCCGCCAACAAGATTACCGACATCATCGGCGTCATCGACAGCATTGCCTTCCAGACCAATATTCTGGCGCTGAATGCGGCGGTGGAAGCCGCCAGGGCGGGCGACCAGGGGCGCGGTTTTGCCGTCGTCGCCGGCGAAGTTCGCAGCCTGGCGCAGCGCAGCGCCAGCGCGGCCAAAGAGATTAAGGAGCTGATTGAAGATTCGGTAAATCAAGTGGCCAGCGGCAGCAGGCTGGTTAACGAAGCAGGAACAACGATTAACACCGTCGTGCAGGACGTTAAGCGTGTCGCAATGCTGATGGTGGAAATTACCCACGCCAGCGATGAGCAAAGCAGCGGCATTCAGCAGGTAAGCACCGCCATTACCCAGATGGACGCTACCACCCAGCAAAACGCGGCGATGGTGAGCCAGGCTGCAGAAGCAGCCGAGTCACTGCTTGTCCAGACCCGCCAGCTGAACAGTGCCGTCTCCCGGTTTAAGCTGGCCGATCGGTAA
- a CDS encoding CynX/NimT family MFS transporter, which produces MTSTTSASRNSRALLLLGILMIATTLRVTFTGAAPLLDMVRDALALSTAQIGILTTLPLLAFAVVSPLAAGIARRFGTERSLFGALLIICAGIALRSLGHAAFLYIGTAIIGCGIAMGNVLLPSLLKRDFPGQVAKLTGAYSLTMGIAAALGSVMVVPIALHGFGWSGAMLSLMIFPLLALIVWLPQLGSSTVINLSGNPALHSRGIWSSPLAWQVTLYLGINSLIYYVIIGWLPSILISHGYNEAEAGSIHGILQLATAIPGLFVGLILSRLKDQRGIAALMALLWCLATLGLWLIPAFSIFWVALGGFGSGAAMILGLSFIGMRTSSAHQAAALSGMAQCVGYLLAAFGPPVMGKIHDVTGNWAIPLVGCALLSVVMGVFGAYAGRQKEIGAAEKTHA; this is translated from the coding sequence ATGACTTCCACAACTTCAGCGAGCAGGAATAGCCGCGCTCTGCTTCTGCTCGGCATACTGATGATTGCCACCACCCTGCGCGTCACCTTTACCGGCGCGGCACCGCTGCTGGATATGGTGCGAGACGCGCTTGCGCTGTCCACTGCGCAAATTGGTATTCTCACCACGCTGCCCCTGCTGGCCTTTGCGGTTGTCTCCCCGCTTGCCGCAGGTATCGCCCGCCGTTTTGGTACCGAACGCAGCCTGTTTGGCGCGTTACTGATCATCTGCGCCGGTATCGCCTTGCGTTCCCTCGGTCACGCCGCGTTTCTGTATATCGGCACGGCCATTATCGGCTGCGGGATCGCCATGGGCAACGTGCTGCTGCCCAGCCTGCTTAAACGTGACTTCCCCGGCCAGGTCGCCAAACTTACCGGCGCCTATTCGCTGACGATGGGCATTGCCGCCGCGCTGGGCTCCGTGATGGTGGTGCCGATTGCCCTGCACGGCTTTGGCTGGTCCGGCGCGATGCTGTCGCTGATGATCTTCCCGCTGCTGGCGCTGATTGTCTGGCTGCCGCAGCTTGGCAGCAGCACGGTGATAAACCTTTCCGGCAACCCGGCCCTGCACAGCAGGGGCATCTGGTCCTCGCCGCTGGCCTGGCAGGTGACGCTTTACCTCGGCATTAACTCCCTGATTTATTATGTGATTATCGGCTGGCTACCTTCTATCCTGATCAGCCACGGCTACAACGAAGCCGAAGCAGGTTCGATACACGGCATACTGCAGCTCGCCACCGCTATTCCGGGGCTATTTGTTGGGCTGATCCTCAGCCGCCTTAAGGACCAGCGAGGAATTGCCGCCCTGATGGCACTGCTGTGGTGCCTGGCAACGCTTGGTCTGTGGCTGATACCTGCCTTCTCCATTTTCTGGGTCGCGCTCGGCGGCTTTGGCTCCGGGGCGGCAATGATCCTTGGTCTCTCCTTCATTGGGATGCGCACCAGTTCTGCGCATCAGGCCGCGGCGCTGTCGGGCATGGCGCAGTGCGTTGGTTATCTGCTTGCTGCTTTTGGCCCGCCGGTGATGGGTAAAATTCATGATGTCACGGGCAACTGGGCTATCCCGCTGGTGGGTTGCGCGCTACTTTCAGTCGTCATGGGCGTCTTTGGGGCTTATGCTGGACGCCAGAAAGAGATTGGCGCGGCGGAGAAAACTCACGCCTGA
- a CDS encoding class I SAM-dependent methyltransferase — translation MKPSAPQNIFDDPVFFENYRRLREEDSGLNGLLEIPELYSLLPELPGLKILDLGCGFGDFARFARAHGAASVTGFDISEKMLTQARAATQDEKISYHNLPLEQFTPEGETWDLAISSLALHYIEDFARLSNTLFAALNPGGQFIFSVEHPMCTAFPVGWQPYKEEVIWPVNHYHQQGLRHTSWFVEDVQKYHRTTENYVNTLLDSGFALTRMLETKPTEETLAQHPRLAKEMRRPAFLILRATKPR, via the coding sequence ATGAAGCCATCGGCACCGCAGAACATTTTTGACGACCCGGTATTTTTTGAAAATTACCGCCGCTTACGCGAGGAGGACTCCGGCCTTAACGGACTGCTGGAAATCCCTGAGCTTTACTCGCTGCTGCCCGAGCTGCCTGGCCTGAAGATCCTCGACCTTGGCTGCGGCTTTGGCGACTTTGCCCGCTTCGCTCGCGCTCACGGCGCGGCAAGCGTTACCGGCTTCGACATTTCGGAAAAGATGCTGACCCAGGCACGCGCAGCAACCCAGGATGAAAAGATTAGCTACCACAACTTGCCACTGGAGCAGTTTACGCCGGAGGGTGAAACCTGGGATCTGGCTATTTCGTCGCTGGCGCTGCACTACATCGAAGATTTTGCCCGTCTGAGCAACACGCTCTTTGCCGCTCTTAACCCCGGCGGGCAGTTTATCTTCTCCGTTGAGCATCCGATGTGTACCGCCTTCCCGGTAGGCTGGCAGCCCTATAAAGAAGAGGTTATCTGGCCGGTCAATCACTACCATCAGCAAGGCTTGCGCCATACCAGCTGGTTCGTGGAGGACGTACAGAAATATCACCGCACCACGGAAAATTACGTCAATACCCTGCTGGACAGCGGCTTTGCCCTCACCCGAATGCTGGAAACAAAACCGACAGAAGAAACGCTTGCGCAGCATCCACGGCTGGCAAAAGAGATGCGCCGCCCGGCCTTTTTGATACTCAGGGCGACAAAGCCTCGTTAA
- a CDS encoding CTP synthase C-terminal region-related (seleno)protein — protein MSEIQLNSTLRIALIGDYNPAVIAHQAIPQALDNAAAALGVSADYDWLSSLEVTSDEDLVGYDAIWCVPSSPYLNEEAAYLAIRFARENGVPFLGTCAGFQYAVVEYARNVLGWEDAGHAETASEGRLVIGRLSCSLVEVSDKITLLADSTVGRAYGKAEIEEGYHCNYGIAELFATALADEPLKPTGWDKQGEIRAVELQGHPFFVATLFQHERNALKGKPSPLVEAFLAAAER, from the coding sequence ATGTCAGAAATACAGTTGAACTCCACTTTACGTATTGCGCTTATCGGCGATTACAACCCGGCCGTGATTGCTCATCAGGCTATTCCACAGGCATTAGACAATGCGGCAGCTGCCCTGGGCGTGAGCGCGGATTATGACTGGCTATCCTCTCTGGAAGTGACCAGCGATGAAGATCTGGTGGGCTACGATGCTATCTGGTGCGTACCGTCAAGTCCTTATCTGAATGAAGAGGCCGCTTACCTTGCGATTCGCTTTGCGCGTGAAAACGGCGTGCCCTTCCTGGGAACCTGCGCCGGGTTTCAGTATGCAGTGGTGGAATATGCACGTAACGTGCTGGGCTGGGAAGATGCGGGCCACGCGGAAACCGCGAGCGAAGGGCGCCTGGTCATTGGCCGCCTGAGCTGCTCGCTGGTCGAAGTTTCAGACAAGATTACGCTGCTGGCTGATTCAACCGTCGGGCGTGCCTACGGTAAAGCGGAAATCGAAGAGGGTTACCACTGCAACTACGGCATTGCGGAGCTGTTTGCCACTGCGCTTGCCGACGAGCCGCTGAAGCCGACCGGTTGGGATAAGCAGGGTGAGATTCGTGCGGTGGAATTACAGGGACATCCGTTCTTTGTGGCGACGCTGTTCCAGCATGAACGGAATGCCCTAAAAGGCAAACCTTCTCCCCTGGTTGAAGCGTTCCTGGCCGCAGCGGAGAGATAA
- a CDS encoding DUF488 domain-containing protein, whose translation MIRCKRVYEAPTADDGYRVLVDRLWPRGVKKTDLHYDEWPKELTPSSELRKAFHSETIDFQEFSRSYKKELEQHLDAAKALARHGDNGTLTLLYGAKNTDQNHAIVLADFLRHCRDQ comes from the coding sequence ATGATCCGCTGTAAACGGGTATATGAAGCACCCACTGCCGACGATGGCTACCGGGTATTGGTTGACCGGCTCTGGCCGCGCGGCGTCAAAAAGACCGATCTGCATTACGATGAGTGGCCGAAGGAACTCACGCCTTCCAGCGAATTGCGCAAAGCATTTCATAGCGAAACGATCGATTTTCAGGAATTCAGCCGCAGCTACAAAAAAGAGCTTGAGCAGCATCTGGACGCCGCAAAAGCGCTAGCCCGACACGGCGATAATGGCACGCTGACGCTGCTGTATGGCGCAAAAAATACCGATCAGAACCACGCTATCGTGCTGGCCGATTTTTTACGCCACTGCCGGGATCAGTAG
- a CDS encoding LysR family transcriptional regulator, whose translation MDRIIAAKVYTRICELGSLSAAARALNMSRPMVSRYLEQMEHWAGERLLHRSSRKLTLTPTGERVLQQTRALNEVAESIAAQKQQDLPSGTLRVACSQFGARYYIVPFLSDFLRDYPDVRVELHVSSQAVNMIEERIDLAIRITNDLDPNIIARRLGECDSMLYASPSYIEKKGMPRSPGDLEHHNCLQYSYFLRNIWQMVDANGEPLSVEVSGNFSANDSVVLMDAVADGVGIAMLPVQDAKPRFESGELVKVLEAYPPRSMGIYGIYRSRSYLPAALRLFLSALSARLAK comes from the coding sequence ATGGACAGGATCATTGCGGCAAAAGTCTATACACGCATTTGTGAGCTGGGGAGCCTGAGCGCGGCGGCGCGGGCCTTAAATATGTCCCGTCCGATGGTCAGTCGCTATCTTGAGCAAATGGAGCACTGGGCCGGAGAGCGTCTGCTGCACCGCTCCTCACGTAAGCTAACGTTAACCCCCACGGGCGAGCGGGTGCTGCAGCAGACCCGTGCGCTCAACGAAGTAGCGGAAAGCATTGCGGCTCAGAAACAGCAGGACTTGCCCTCAGGGACTCTGCGAGTTGCCTGTTCACAGTTTGGCGCCCGCTATTACATCGTGCCTTTTTTATCTGATTTCCTGCGCGACTATCCTGATGTCAGGGTCGAGCTGCATGTCAGCAGTCAGGCCGTCAACATGATTGAGGAGCGTATCGATCTGGCCATTCGTATTACCAACGATCTCGATCCGAATATTATTGCCCGTCGGTTGGGGGAGTGTGACTCTATGCTTTACGCTTCGCCCTCTTATATTGAGAAGAAAGGGATGCCGCGCTCGCCGGGCGATCTGGAACATCATAATTGCCTGCAGTACAGCTATTTTCTGCGCAATATCTGGCAAATGGTGGATGCGAACGGTGAACCGCTGAGCGTAGAGGTTAGCGGCAACTTTAGCGCCAATGATTCGGTAGTGCTGATGGATGCCGTGGCGGACGGAGTGGGCATTGCCATGTTACCGGTTCAGGATGCTAAGCCCCGGTTCGAGAGCGGTGAGCTGGTAAAGGTGCTAGAGGCATATCCGCCCCGATCGATGGGGATCTACGGTATTTACCGCAGCAGAAGTTATTTGCCTGCGGCGCTAAGGCTGTTTCTGTCGGCGCTGTCCGCCAGGCTGGCGAAATAA
- a CDS encoding Vmh family MBL fold metallo-hydrolase, with protein MKTHTLAAATATLLFSSASFAAPLTLEVYNPQDKGVFPVTSTLISGPKEATLVDAQFSVKDGEALVKMIQHSGKKLTRILITAGDPDYYFGLEPIVKAYPQVKIEATSLVVEHIQKTKDEKIKYWGPILKEGAPKKVFVPQVTHETTFTVDGEKVELRQPGSHAAYLWIPANKTILGGVGVSSGIHVWTADSQTKAARQEWRDVLDEMAALKPQRVIPGHYIGEVKPGAAPVIFTGDYLADFELALKKGKSAPVIAEMKQKYPALADESSLEMSAKVNTGEMKW; from the coding sequence ATGAAGACACACACCCTGGCTGCGGCCACTGCCACCCTTTTGTTCAGCAGCGCGAGCTTTGCGGCACCGCTGACGCTTGAAGTCTATAACCCGCAGGACAAGGGCGTATTCCCGGTCACCTCTACGCTGATCAGCGGCCCAAAGGAGGCAACGCTGGTTGATGCTCAGTTCAGCGTGAAGGACGGTGAGGCGCTGGTGAAAATGATTCAGCACAGCGGCAAAAAGCTGACCCGGATCCTTATCACCGCCGGTGACCCGGACTACTACTTTGGCCTGGAGCCGATAGTAAAAGCTTACCCGCAGGTGAAAATTGAGGCCACGTCTCTGGTCGTGGAGCATATCCAAAAAACCAAAGACGAGAAGATCAAATACTGGGGCCCAATCCTGAAAGAGGGTGCGCCAAAGAAAGTCTTCGTGCCTCAGGTGACCCATGAGACCACCTTCACCGTCGACGGCGAAAAGGTTGAGCTGCGCCAGCCTGGCTCCCATGCAGCGTACCTGTGGATCCCGGCCAACAAAACGATCCTGGGTGGCGTTGGCGTCAGCTCAGGCATTCACGTCTGGACAGCGGATTCCCAGACCAAAGCGGCACGTCAGGAATGGCGCGATGTACTGGATGAAATGGCCGCGCTTAAACCACAGCGCGTGATACCGGGCCATTACATCGGTGAAGTGAAGCCAGGTGCAGCACCTGTCATCTTTACCGGCGACTACCTGGCCGACTTCGAACTGGCGCTGAAAAAAGGGAAAAGTGCCCCGGTGATCGCGGAGATGAAACAAAAATACCCGGCCCTTGCCGATGAAAGCTCGCTTGAGATGAGTGCCAAAGTGAATACCGGCGAAATGAAGTGGTAA
- a CDS encoding SDR family oxidoreductase encodes MNHLLITGATGFLGGAVLAQALSESSFSSVLLLVRANSPQEGVARIRNNLANFGCTEAEQAQINPENILLGDLAEPEHFLDDERLSNVTHVINCAAVASFGENALIWKVNVEGTLQFARRMSQVKGLQRFLHVGTAMSCVPDAGTLVTESMSSKPEEEHLVQYTWSKSTIERMMSEQFPQLPLVIARPSIVVGHSEQGCRPSSSIFWVFRMVLMLGKFMCSLDDKIDVIPVDYCAKALLLLSKSDSLKEKIYHISAGDVSSIRFADIDEAMSNALNQTPIFSNYEQVDYSELVKSRRSFKSIYGPCNERLMLRAMRLYGEFSMLNVRFSNEKLLDLGMSPPPRFVDYISRCVETTRDYSIPELMKVDFK; translated from the coding sequence ATGAATCATCTTTTGATTACCGGTGCGACAGGTTTCCTGGGCGGCGCGGTATTAGCTCAAGCCCTCTCTGAATCCTCTTTCAGTTCTGTATTGTTATTGGTGCGAGCGAACTCGCCTCAGGAGGGCGTGGCCAGAATTAGAAATAATCTTGCTAATTTTGGTTGTACTGAAGCTGAACAGGCGCAAATTAACCCTGAAAATATCCTGTTGGGAGATTTAGCCGAGCCTGAGCATTTCCTCGATGACGAAAGACTGTCTAACGTCACGCATGTCATTAACTGCGCCGCGGTTGCGTCATTTGGCGAAAATGCGCTGATCTGGAAGGTAAACGTCGAGGGCACTCTGCAGTTTGCGCGCCGTATGTCACAGGTGAAAGGCCTGCAGCGTTTCCTGCACGTGGGTACCGCAATGTCCTGCGTACCCGATGCTGGAACTCTGGTGACAGAAAGTATGTCGAGCAAGCCGGAAGAAGAGCACCTGGTGCAGTACACCTGGTCTAAATCCACCATCGAACGCATGATGTCCGAGCAGTTCCCGCAGCTGCCGCTGGTTATCGCTCGTCCGTCTATAGTGGTTGGCCACAGCGAGCAGGGGTGCCGCCCGTCCAGCAGCATTTTCTGGGTCTTCCGCATGGTGCTGATGCTCGGCAAATTCATGTGCTCACTGGATGACAAAATCGACGTCATTCCGGTGGACTATTGCGCCAAAGCGCTGCTGCTGCTCTCCAAAAGCGACTCGCTGAAAGAGAAGATTTACCATATCTCTGCCGGTGACGTGAGCAGCATCCGCTTTGCTGATATCGACGAAGCGATGTCGAATGCGCTGAACCAGACGCCTATCTTCTCCAACTATGAGCAGGTAGATTACAGCGAGCTGGTGAAGAGCCGCAGAAGCTTCAAATCTATTTACGGGCCGTGCAACGAACGCCTGATGCTGCGCGCAATGCGCCTCTACGGGGAGTTCTCCATGCTGAACGTCCGCTTCTCCAATGAGAAGCTGTTAGATTTAGGCATGTCACCGCCGCCACGCTTTGTGGATTACATCAGCCGCTGCGTGGAAACCACCCGGGATTACTCGATTCCGGAGCTGATGAAGGTCGACTTCAAATAA
- a CDS encoding YqaE/Pmp3 family membrane protein, with the protein MGFWRVVFTIILPPLGVLLGKGLGGAFLLNILLTLLGYFPGLIHAFWVQTRD; encoded by the coding sequence ATGGGCTTTTGGCGAGTTGTTTTTACTATTATCCTGCCTCCGCTGGGCGTGCTTCTTGGTAAAGGCCTGGGTGGCGCTTTCCTTCTCAATATCCTTCTTACCCTGCTGGGCTACTTCCCGGGACTGATCCACGCGTTCTGGGTGCAAACCCGGGATTAA
- a CDS encoding DUF1304 domain-containing protein, which produces MIANILIGLIALIHVYILVLEMVLWDKPAGQKTFGLSPEFARQSKTLAANQGLYNGFLAAGLLYGLLATSSGVEFKFFFLSCVLVAGVFGGLTAGKKILYVQAAPAALALITLFAGI; this is translated from the coding sequence ATGATTGCCAATATTCTGATCGGTCTGATTGCTTTGATTCACGTTTATATTCTGGTGCTGGAGATGGTGCTTTGGGATAAGCCAGCGGGGCAAAAAACCTTCGGTTTGTCTCCGGAGTTCGCCCGGCAGTCGAAAACCCTGGCGGCAAATCAGGGGTTGTATAACGGATTTCTGGCTGCCGGATTACTTTATGGGCTACTGGCGACCAGCAGCGGCGTTGAGTTTAAGTTTTTTTTCCTCAGTTGCGTACTGGTTGCTGGTGTATTTGGTGGTTTAACCGCCGGCAAAAAAATACTCTATGTCCAGGCCGCGCCTGCGGCGCTCGCGCTGATAACTTTATTCGCGGGAATATAA
- the fumD gene encoding fumarate hydratase FumD, translating to MNKKAKDDELYQEMCRVVGKVVLEMRDLGQEPKHIVIAGVVRTMLANHKIKRSPLTDEAMEHVIKALGYEV from the coding sequence ATGAATAAAAAAGCGAAGGACGATGAGCTCTACCAGGAGATGTGCCGTGTTGTAGGCAAAGTGGTGCTGGAGATGCGGGATCTTGGTCAGGAGCCTAAACATATCGTGATTGCCGGCGTGGTCAGAACCATGCTGGCCAACCATAAAATCAAACGTTCCCCGCTGACTGATGAGGCCATGGAACACGTGATTAAAGCGCTTGGCTATGAAGTTTAG
- a CDS encoding DUF7661 family protein, with product MLLFNVFGRRMGVKKNREQWLLYRVDPNEGKYSRVYDVVIPSWLAEEELPGWLGDIYHEAANERHPDVHFIGTDE from the coding sequence ATGCTGCTGTTTAACGTTTTTGGAAGACGAATGGGCGTGAAAAAAAACCGTGAACAATGGCTGCTCTACCGCGTTGATCCAAATGAAGGGAAATATTCACGGGTTTATGATGTGGTTATTCCATCGTGGTTAGCCGAGGAAGAGCTTCCCGGTTGGCTTGGGGATATATACCACGAGGCGGCGAATGAACGGCATCCGGATGTGCATTTTATAGGTACGGATGAATAG
- a CDS encoding 3-oxoacyl-ACP reductase family protein: MNNTTRTTSLAGKIAFVQGGSRGIGAAIVRRLVQEGASVAFTYVSSVDKANALVMEIEKAGGRALALQADSANEQQLRQAVERAAHHFGHINILVNNAGIFKVGTLEEISMEDFDSTLAINVRSVFVASQEAVRHMPDGGRIITIGSTNAERMPFAGGAVYAMSKSAIVGLTKGLARDLGHRGITVNNIQPGPTDTDMNPASGEMAEELIKLIAVNRYGKDSEIAAFVAFLSSPEAGYISGASLTIDGGFGA, from the coding sequence ATGAACAACACAACGCGTACCACTTCACTGGCTGGAAAAATTGCTTTTGTACAGGGCGGCTCACGTGGTATTGGCGCTGCAATTGTCCGCCGATTAGTTCAGGAAGGTGCCAGCGTAGCCTTTACCTATGTTTCCTCGGTGGACAAAGCAAACGCCCTGGTAATGGAGATAGAAAAAGCGGGGGGAAGGGCCTTAGCCCTTCAGGCCGATAGCGCCAATGAGCAGCAATTGCGACAGGCAGTCGAAAGAGCGGCGCATCATTTCGGCCATATTAATATTTTAGTTAATAACGCTGGAATTTTTAAAGTCGGGACACTTGAAGAAATCAGTATGGAAGATTTTGACAGCACATTAGCAATAAACGTACGCAGCGTATTTGTCGCCAGTCAGGAAGCAGTGCGACATATGCCAGACGGTGGCCGCATCATTACCATCGGTAGCACCAATGCCGAGCGGATGCCCTTCGCTGGCGGAGCAGTATATGCTATGAGTAAGTCAGCTATCGTTGGTCTCACCAAAGGGCTGGCGCGCGATTTAGGCCATCGGGGGATCACTGTAAATAATATCCAGCCCGGCCCAACCGATACGGATATGAATCCAGCATCTGGCGAAATGGCGGAAGAGTTGATTAAACTGATTGCGGTGAATCGTTATGGGAAAGACAGTGAGATCGCCGCCTTTGTAGCTTTCCTTTCAAGTCCCGAAGCTGGCTACATCAGTGGTGCCAGCCTGACTATTGACGGTGGATTCGGGGCTTAA